The following is a genomic window from Magnetococcales bacterium.
AGATTGACCCGTGGGTTGCTGTTGATGGCCATGACATCCACCTGGTCCAGCGTGACATTCCCGGCGGCCAGACAGTAGCGGATCGCCTCGGTCGGAAAGCCGGCCCAGTGCTTGATCCGGCGAAACCGTTCTTCTTCAGCCGCCGCCAGGAGTCGGCCATCCACCACCAGGGCAGCAGCAGCATCTCCATGATAGGCGTTCAAACCGAGGATAATGGCCATGACGTTGTACCGATTGAGTTGTCGATCCGCATGTTCTCCCTGCCCATTGCCAGACCTGGCAGATAAGGGGCAAACACGATTTTCCAGGAAACCCCTTCCCGTTGTCACCTGCCAAAACAATCCTGTCCAAAAATATTTTGCATTGTCATTGTCGGTAAAGTCCTGGAGCGGGATGGAAGCGACATGAATCCGTCAGACAGGAAGAAGGTTGCAGAACCGGATGGGGGGGTTCGCATCCATTGCCGGGGTCATTTGAACATTCAGGCATCCCACGCCAAGACCCTGGAGTTGACCACCGATCCGGATGTCACGCAACGGGGAAGTTGCATCATCGGTGTCCAGGCTGATTATGATGCCGATGCCCTGGCTGCCCTGCGTGGTCCGGTTTCTATCACCTTGCGCTGTGGCGAGCGGGCGGTAACCCTGTTTGCCGTCATGTCACCCACCTTCAAGCCGGGGGATCCCCTGATCATTCGGCGTCATCCTCTCCCGCAGGGGAACACGCTGGCCCATGCCGCCAGCAAATCGGCGCGGGATTTGGACCGGGAATTCATCGCGAGTCTGCGCCAGCCGGGTGCCGAAGTGATCGTCGAGGTTGTGCCGCTCGGTATTCCGGGCGCAACCGTCACCCAAGGTATCTTGTACGTGGTCTCCCTGCCGATTGGCAATCCCCTGGACATGTCGCCCCGCGTCCAGGCGACACTGGCCGGCGTGGATCGCATTCTGGCGGAAGATACCCGCACAGCCGATGAATTATTGAAGTCCCTGGGCATTCGCAAGCCGCTGATCAGTTGTCACGAACAGAATGAAGAGGAACGCGCCACAAAAATCGGTGCCTGGTTGCAACGCGGCGAACGGTTGGCCCTGATTTCCGAGGCCGGTACCCCGGGCTGTGCCGATCCCGGGTATCCGGTGGTGCGCAGTGCCATTCAGGCCGGTGCCCTGGTTGCACCAGTTCCGGGACCCAGTGCCATTCTGGCGGCCCTGGCCATTTCCGGATTGCCCACGGATCGTTTTCTGTTCCTGGGATTTTTTCCCCGGACCCGGGGCAAGCGTGTGCAGGTATTGCAGGAAATTGCCGCCGCCACGGTCACGACCGTGGTCTTTGAAACACCGCATCGGCTCCTGGAAACCCTGGCCGATTGTCAGGAAATTATGCCGGAGCGGGAGATGGTCATCACCTGCAATCTTACCCGGCCCAACGAAATTGTGGAGCGGGGCAGCGTCAAAGAACTCTGGCAGCGGTTTCAGGACCGGGAAACGATCCGCGGGGAGTATACCCTGGTCATTGGCAAGGGGACCCAACAGGTGGAACAGGCCGTGGATCCGGATCAGGAACGTCTGCTTGTGGAGTTGTTGCGCCTGCAATGTCCCACCAAAATTCTCTCCCAGGCACTGGCCAAACTCCGAGGTATCTCACGCCGACAGGCTTTT
Proteins encoded in this region:
- the rsmI gene encoding 16S rRNA (cytidine(1402)-2'-O)-methyltransferase, with translation MNPSDRKKVAEPDGGVRIHCRGHLNIQASHAKTLELTTDPDVTQRGSCIIGVQADYDADALAALRGPVSITLRCGERAVTLFAVMSPTFKPGDPLIIRRHPLPQGNTLAHAASKSARDLDREFIASLRQPGAEVIVEVVPLGIPGATVTQGILYVVSLPIGNPLDMSPRVQATLAGVDRILAEDTRTADELLKSLGIRKPLISCHEQNEEERATKIGAWLQRGERLALISEAGTPGCADPGYPVVRSAIQAGALVAPVPGPSAILAALAISGLPTDRFLFLGFFPRTRGKRVQVLQEIAAATVTTVVFETPHRLLETLADCQEIMPEREMVITCNLTRPNEIVERGSVKELWQRFQDRETIRGEYTLVIGKGTQQVEQAVDPDQERLLVELLRLQCPTKILSQALAKLRGISRRQAFDHVLALKETALPDGEEIQNVVS